One region of Streptomyces sp. CG4 genomic DNA includes:
- the ahcY gene encoding adenosylhomocysteinase: MTTVDNRQDFKVADLSLAEFGRKEITLAEHEMPGLMAIRKEYAEAQPLAGARVTGSLHMTVQTAVLIETLVALGAEVRWASCNIFSTQDHAAAAIAVGPNGTPDNPQGIPVFAWKGETLEEYWWCTEQALTWPDSPTGGPNMILDDGGDATLLVHKGVEYEKAGEVPALDTAESDEHRVILQLLHRTLGENPQKWTQLSSEILGVTEETTTGVHRLYEMQRDGVLLFPAINVNDAVTKSKFDNKYGCRHSLVDGINRATDTLIGGKTAVVCGYGDVGKGCAESLRGQGARVIITEIDPICALQAAMDGYQVTTLDEVVETADIFVTTTGNKDIILASDMAKMKHQAIVGNIGHFDNEIDMAGLAKIPGIVKDEVKPQVHTWTFADGKKIIVLSEGRLLNLGNATGHPSFVMSNSFADQTLAQIELFTKPDEYPTGVYVLPKHLDEKVARLHLAALGVKLTELRPEQAAYIGVEVEGPYKSDHYRY, encoded by the coding sequence ATGACGACTGTCGACAACCGACAGGACTTCAAGGTCGCCGACCTCTCGCTGGCCGAGTTCGGCCGCAAGGAGATCACCCTCGCCGAGCACGAGATGCCCGGCCTGATGGCGATCCGCAAGGAGTACGCCGAGGCCCAGCCTCTCGCCGGCGCCCGCGTCACCGGCTCCCTGCACATGACCGTGCAGACCGCCGTACTCATCGAGACCCTGGTCGCCCTCGGCGCCGAGGTCCGCTGGGCTTCCTGCAACATCTTCTCCACCCAGGACCACGCGGCCGCCGCGATCGCCGTCGGCCCGAACGGCACGCCCGACAACCCCCAGGGCATCCCGGTCTTCGCCTGGAAGGGCGAGACCCTGGAGGAGTACTGGTGGTGCACCGAGCAGGCGCTGACCTGGCCGGACAGCCCCACCGGCGGCCCGAACATGATCCTGGACGACGGCGGTGACGCCACCCTCCTCGTCCACAAGGGCGTCGAGTACGAGAAGGCCGGCGAGGTCCCCGCCCTGGACACCGCCGAGTCCGACGAGCACCGCGTCATCCTCCAGCTGCTGCACCGCACCCTGGGCGAGAACCCCCAGAAGTGGACCCAGCTGTCCTCCGAGATCCTCGGCGTCACCGAAGAAACCACGACCGGCGTGCACCGCCTGTACGAGATGCAGCGCGACGGCGTCCTCCTGTTCCCGGCGATCAACGTCAACGACGCCGTCACCAAGTCGAAGTTCGACAACAAGTACGGCTGCCGCCACTCTCTGGTCGACGGCATCAACCGCGCCACGGACACCCTGATCGGCGGCAAGACCGCCGTCGTCTGCGGCTACGGCGACGTGGGCAAGGGCTGCGCCGAGTCGCTGCGCGGCCAGGGCGCCCGCGTGATCATCACCGAGATCGACCCGATCTGCGCCCTGCAGGCGGCGATGGACGGCTACCAGGTCACCACCCTGGACGAGGTCGTCGAGACCGCCGACATCTTCGTCACCACCACCGGCAACAAGGACATCATCCTTGCGTCGGACATGGCGAAGATGAAACACCAGGCGATCGTCGGCAACATCGGCCACTTCGACAACGAGATCGACATGGCCGGCCTCGCCAAGATCCCCGGCATCGTCAAGGACGAGGTCAAGCCGCAGGTCCACACCTGGACCTTCGCGGACGGCAAGAAGATCATCGTGCTGTCCGAGGGCCGCCTGCTGAACCTGGGCAACGCCACCGGCCACCCGTCGTTCGTGATGTCCAACTCCTTCGCGGACCAGACCCTGGCCCAGATCGAGCTGTTCACCAAGCCCGACGAGTACCCGACCGGTGTCTACGTGCTGCCCAAGCACCTCGACGAGAAGGTCGCCCGCCTCCACCTGGCCGCCCTCGGCGTCAAGCTCACCGAGCTGCGCCCGGAGCAGGCCGCGTACATCGGCGTTGAGGTCGAAGGCCCGTACAAGTCGGACCACTACCGCTACTGA
- a CDS encoding RDD family protein has translation MSELVTGEAVALELRPAKLPSRALAVLLDVVVAVIGYVVVTTVMVMSTASLDEAAQVALTIATFLMVLVGGPIAVETLSHGRSLGKLAFGLRVVRDDGGPIRFRHALVRGAIGVIEILLTFGVVACIASLVSVRGRRLGDVFAGTLVVRERIPADRAAFVPPPPPWLAGRFAELDLSAVPDGLWLAVRQYLTRMGQLDPQVSRGLAQRLAADLVACTGVSVPHDLPAAAFLAAVLHERQSREARRAFGAGGFAPPAAAPGAPAAYQSHAAAAARPPHPGGSGHTQDWAGQPQAPLTPPAVPPGDHPSAVPPHDHSPTDRPATGFAPPA, from the coding sequence GTGAGTGAGCTGGTGACGGGCGAGGCGGTGGCGCTCGAACTGCGTCCGGCGAAGTTGCCGAGCAGGGCGCTGGCTGTGTTGCTCGATGTCGTGGTGGCCGTGATCGGATACGTCGTCGTCACCACGGTGATGGTGATGTCGACCGCTTCTCTGGACGAGGCCGCGCAGGTGGCGCTGACGATCGCCACATTTCTGATGGTGCTGGTCGGCGGACCGATCGCGGTGGAGACGCTCAGTCACGGGCGTTCGCTGGGGAAGCTGGCGTTCGGTCTCCGGGTGGTGCGGGACGACGGTGGGCCGATCCGGTTCCGGCACGCGCTCGTGCGGGGCGCGATCGGTGTGATCGAGATCCTGCTGACGTTCGGTGTGGTCGCCTGCATCGCGTCGCTGGTGTCGGTACGAGGCCGGCGGCTCGGGGACGTGTTCGCGGGCACCCTGGTCGTGCGCGAGCGCATACCGGCCGACCGGGCCGCCTTCGTTCCGCCGCCGCCTCCGTGGCTCGCGGGGCGGTTCGCCGAGCTGGACCTGTCGGCTGTGCCGGACGGGCTGTGGCTCGCGGTCCGGCAGTACCTGACCCGGATGGGGCAGCTCGATCCGCAGGTGTCGCGGGGTTTGGCCCAGCGGCTCGCAGCCGACCTCGTGGCGTGTACGGGCGTTTCGGTGCCGCACGATCTTCCGGCGGCAGCCTTCCTGGCGGCGGTGCTGCACGAGCGGCAGTCGCGTGAGGCCCGGCGCGCGTTCGGCGCCGGTGGCTTCGCCCCGCCGGCGGCCGCGCCCGGCGCGCCGGCCGCGTATCAATCGCACGCTGCTGCGGCGGCCCGGCCGCCGCATCCCGGTGGGTCCGGCCACACCCAGGACTGGGCTGGGCAGCCGCAGGCGCCGCTCACGCCACCCGCCGTACCGCCGGGCGACCATCCGTCGGCCGTACCCCCGCACGATCACTCGCCGACCGACCGCCCGGCCACCGGTTTCGCGCCGCCGGCGTAG
- a CDS encoding stage II sporulation protein M yields MDLDVFVSVHRAEWDRLDALLRRRRRLNGAEVDELVALYQRTATHLSLIRSSAPDPQLTGRLSQLVARARSAVTGTRRASWRDVVRFLVQGFPAAVYRARHWWIPTALISTTIAILLGWWIGTHPDVQSSIAAPSQLRELTRPGGEYETYYSSHPAAAFAAQVWTNNAQAAAMCLVLGIFLGLPVLWILFQNMLNLGVGFGLMSSAGRLDTFLGLVLPHGLLELTAVFVAAGTGLRLGWTLIDPGPRTRRTALAEEGRAAVGMAIGLALVLFVSGAIEGFVTPSGLPTWARTGIGVLAELAFLTYVHVLGGRAVRAGETGDLEAADRSASVPTAA; encoded by the coding sequence ATGGACCTGGACGTCTTCGTCTCCGTACACCGAGCCGAATGGGACCGCCTGGACGCACTGCTCCGTCGCCGGCGCCGCCTCAACGGCGCCGAGGTCGACGAACTCGTCGCCCTCTACCAGCGCACCGCCACCCACCTCTCCCTCATCCGGTCCAGCGCTCCGGACCCGCAGTTGACCGGACGGCTCAGCCAACTGGTCGCACGCGCCCGTAGCGCCGTCACCGGCACCCGCCGTGCCTCATGGCGCGATGTCGTGCGCTTCCTGGTCCAGGGCTTCCCGGCCGCGGTCTACCGGGCACGCCATTGGTGGATACCGACCGCATTGATATCCACCACCATCGCGATCCTCCTGGGCTGGTGGATAGGCACCCACCCGGACGTGCAGTCCTCCATCGCGGCACCCAGCCAGCTGCGTGAGCTGACCCGCCCCGGCGGAGAGTACGAGACGTACTACTCCAGCCATCCCGCGGCGGCCTTCGCCGCCCAGGTGTGGACGAACAATGCGCAGGCCGCAGCGATGTGCCTGGTCCTGGGCATCTTCCTGGGCCTGCCGGTCCTCTGGATCCTCTTCCAGAACATGCTCAATCTGGGCGTCGGTTTCGGCCTGATGTCCTCCGCCGGCCGACTCGACACGTTCCTGGGGCTGGTGCTTCCGCACGGCCTGCTCGAACTGACCGCCGTCTTCGTCGCCGCCGGCACGGGACTGCGTCTGGGCTGGACACTCATAGACCCCGGGCCCCGCACCCGACGCACCGCGCTCGCCGAGGAAGGACGCGCAGCGGTCGGCATGGCCATCGGCCTTGCCCTGGTCCTCTTCGTCTCCGGCGCCATCGAAGGCTTCGTCACCCCGTCCGGGTTGCCCACTTGGGCCCGCACAGGAATCGGCGTCCTGGCCGAGCTGGCATTCCTGACCTACGTCCATGTCCTGGGCGGACGAGCGGTACGCGCAGGTGAGACCGGCGATCTCGAAGCAGCTGACCGCAGCGCCTCGGTCCCCACCGCCGCTTGA
- a CDS encoding DUF58 domain-containing protein, translating into MALTGRAALLAALGSIPVGILEPGWTGILAVNGPLALACACDYALAAPVRRLVLSRSGDTSTRLGETADVTLTITNPSRRPLRAQLRDAWPPSSWQPGTETGASRHRVTVPPGERRRVTTRLRPTRRGDRQADRVTIRSYGPLGLFSRQGTHKVPWSVRVLPPFTSRKHLPSKLARLRELDGRTSVLTRGEGTEFDSLREYVPGDDTRSIDWRATARQSAVAVRTWRPERDRHILLVLDTGRTSAGRVGDEPRLDAAMDAALLLAALASRAGDRVALLAYDRRVRALVQGRSAGDVLPGLVNAMAPLEPELIETDARGLTAAALRTAPRRSLIVLLTTLDAAPVEQGLLPVLPQLTQRHTLLVASVADPHIAQMAKARGNTEAVYEAAAAAQAQSERQRTVEQLRRHGVTVVDATPEDLAPTLADAYLALKAAGRL; encoded by the coding sequence ATGGCGCTCACCGGACGCGCCGCCCTCCTCGCGGCCCTCGGCTCGATCCCCGTCGGCATCCTGGAACCCGGCTGGACGGGCATCCTCGCGGTCAACGGTCCGCTGGCTCTGGCCTGCGCCTGCGACTACGCACTCGCCGCGCCCGTACGACGGCTCGTCCTGTCCCGCTCCGGCGACACCTCCACCCGTCTCGGCGAAACCGCCGACGTCACGCTCACGATCACCAACCCGTCCCGCCGCCCCCTGCGGGCACAGCTGCGGGACGCATGGCCGCCCAGCAGCTGGCAGCCCGGCACCGAGACCGGGGCCTCCCGCCACCGTGTGACCGTGCCCCCGGGCGAACGCCGACGCGTGACGACCAGGCTGCGCCCCACCCGCCGGGGCGACCGCCAGGCCGACCGCGTGACGATCCGCTCCTACGGCCCCCTCGGCCTGTTCTCCCGTCAGGGCACCCACAAGGTGCCCTGGTCAGTACGGGTTCTGCCCCCGTTCACCAGCCGAAAGCATCTCCCGTCGAAACTCGCCCGATTGCGTGAACTCGACGGCCGTACCAGCGTGCTGACACGTGGTGAGGGAACGGAGTTCGACAGCCTGCGCGAGTACGTCCCCGGCGACGACACCCGCTCCATCGACTGGCGGGCCACCGCCCGCCAGTCCGCCGTGGCCGTCCGCACCTGGCGCCCGGAACGCGACCGTCACATCCTGCTCGTCCTCGACACGGGCCGCACCTCCGCCGGCCGCGTGGGCGACGAACCGCGCCTCGACGCCGCCATGGACGCGGCACTCCTCCTCGCGGCACTCGCCTCCCGAGCCGGCGACCGCGTGGCGCTCCTGGCGTACGACCGCCGAGTACGCGCTCTGGTGCAAGGCCGCTCGGCAGGCGACGTATTGCCGGGCTTGGTGAACGCGATGGCTCCGCTGGAGCCGGAACTGATCGAGACCGACGCCCGCGGACTCACCGCGGCCGCTCTACGTACGGCACCTCGCCGTTCCCTGATCGTCCTGCTCACGACGCTCGACGCGGCTCCGGTGGAACAGGGTCTGCTCCCTGTGCTTCCACAGCTCACTCAGCGACACACGCTTCTGGTGGCCTCCGTTGCCGACCCGCACATCGCTCAGATGGCCAAGGCCCGAGGAAACACGGAAGCGGTGTACGAGGCCGCGGCTGCGGCTCAGGCACAGAGCGAGCGTCAGCGCACCGTTGAGCAACTGCGTCGTCATGGGGTGACGGTCGTGGACGCGACGCCGGAGGATCTGGCGCCGACACTGGCGGATGCGTATCTGGCTCTGAAGGCGGCGGGCCGGCTCTGA
- a CDS encoding MoxR family ATPase, whose translation MDPTTDNAGTTGDADSARASLEALRAEIAKAVVGQDPAVTGLVVALLCRGHVLLEGVPGVAKTLLVRTLASALELDTKRVQFTPDLMPSDVTGSLVYDTRTAEFSFQPGPVFTNLLLADEINRTPPKTQSALLEAMEERQVTVDGTPHPLPEPFLVAATQNPVEYEGTYPLPEAQLDRFLLKLTIPLPSRQDEIDVLTRHASGFNPRDLHAAGVRPVAGPAELESARAAVGKTAVSPEITAYVVDICRATRESPSLTLGVSPRGATALLATARAWAWLTGRDYVIPDDVKALALPTLRHRIQLRPEAEMEGVTADSVINAILAHVPVPR comes from the coding sequence ATGGACCCGACCACTGACAACGCCGGGACCACCGGGGACGCCGACAGCGCCCGTGCCTCCCTGGAAGCCCTGCGCGCCGAGATCGCCAAAGCCGTGGTCGGCCAAGACCCCGCCGTGACCGGCCTCGTCGTCGCTCTCCTCTGCCGCGGACACGTACTACTTGAAGGAGTCCCCGGAGTCGCCAAAACGTTGCTCGTCCGGACCCTGGCATCTGCACTCGAACTCGACACCAAGCGCGTCCAGTTCACCCCGGACCTGATGCCGAGCGACGTCACCGGCTCCCTGGTCTACGACACCCGAACCGCCGAGTTCTCCTTCCAGCCCGGCCCGGTCTTCACCAACCTCCTCCTCGCGGACGAGATCAACCGCACCCCGCCCAAGACCCAGTCCGCCCTCCTCGAAGCCATGGAGGAACGCCAGGTCACGGTCGATGGCACGCCGCACCCGCTCCCCGAGCCGTTCCTGGTCGCCGCGACCCAGAACCCGGTCGAGTACGAGGGCACCTATCCCCTCCCCGAAGCCCAACTGGACCGCTTCCTACTGAAACTGACGATCCCTCTGCCCTCCCGGCAGGACGAGATCGACGTCCTGACCCGACACGCCTCGGGCTTCAACCCGCGCGACCTGCACGCCGCCGGCGTACGCCCCGTCGCCGGCCCCGCCGAACTGGAATCGGCCCGCGCCGCCGTCGGCAAGACGGCCGTGTCCCCCGAGATCACCGCCTACGTCGTGGACATCTGCCGCGCCACCCGCGAATCGCCCTCCCTCACCCTCGGCGTCTCCCCGCGCGGTGCCACCGCCCTCCTGGCCACCGCCCGTGCGTGGGCATGGCTGACGGGCCGCGACTACGTCATTCCCGACGACGTGAAGGCCCTCGCCCTGCCCACCCTGCGGCACCGGATCCAGCTGCGCCCCGAGGCGGAGATGGAAGGCGTGACGGCGGACTCCGTCATCAACGCCATCCTCGCCCACGTCCCGGTCCCCCGCTGA
- a CDS encoding DUF4350 domain-containing protein has translation MTVEATLPTTSTAPTVRQVWTRTRGIALAVVLILAGAVAMAAVRSTARHGELDPRSADPYGSRAVAQLLADRGVTTRVVTTLGEARAAAGPDTTLLVAVPDLLTARQQTQLHQATAASGGRTVLVAAGSPSVERLAPGVTADPATSADGTLAPDCTLPEARRAGSADTGGIRYTTTHLDADSCYPSERLATLLRIPEASRDGDTVVLGAPDILYNDRLDKQGNASLALQLLGSRPHLVWYLPSLSDASATDPGDRKNFLDLLPSGWLWGTLQLFIAAALAAFWRARRFGPLVPERLPVAIRASETAEGRARLYRKADARDRAASALRSATRTRLAPLIGVPVTQAHTPEALLPALSAHLTQDGQALHSLLFGPPPGDDTALIALTDQLDALEREVRRP, from the coding sequence GCCAGGTGTGGACCCGTACCCGGGGCATCGCGCTCGCCGTCGTACTGATCCTGGCGGGCGCCGTCGCCATGGCCGCCGTACGCTCCACCGCCCGGCACGGCGAACTCGACCCGCGCTCCGCCGACCCCTACGGCAGCCGCGCCGTCGCCCAACTCCTCGCCGACCGGGGCGTCACCACGCGCGTCGTCACCACGCTGGGCGAGGCACGCGCCGCCGCCGGACCGGACACCACGCTCCTGGTCGCCGTACCCGACCTGCTGACGGCCCGTCAACAGACCCAGCTGCACCAGGCCACCGCGGCCTCCGGCGGGCGCACCGTCCTCGTCGCGGCCGGCAGCCCGTCCGTCGAGCGACTCGCCCCGGGGGTCACCGCGGACCCCGCCACCAGCGCCGACGGCACACTCGCCCCCGACTGCACCCTGCCCGAAGCCCGGCGCGCGGGCAGCGCCGACACCGGCGGCATCCGCTACACCACCACCCACCTCGACGCCGACTCCTGCTACCCCAGCGAGCGACTCGCCACCCTGCTGCGCATCCCCGAGGCATCCAGGGACGGTGACACCGTCGTGCTCGGCGCGCCCGACATCCTCTACAACGATCGGCTCGACAAGCAGGGCAACGCCTCGCTCGCCCTCCAACTCCTCGGTTCCCGCCCCCATCTGGTCTGGTACCTCCCCTCGCTCTCCGACGCCTCGGCCACCGACCCCGGCGACCGGAAGAACTTCCTCGACCTGCTCCCCTCGGGCTGGCTCTGGGGCACCCTGCAGCTGTTCATCGCAGCGGCCCTCGCCGCCTTCTGGCGGGCACGCCGCTTCGGCCCCCTCGTGCCCGAAAGACTCCCCGTGGCGATCCGCGCCTCCGAGACCGCCGAAGGCCGCGCCCGCCTCTACCGCAAAGCCGATGCCCGAGACCGCGCGGCCTCCGCTCTTCGCTCCGCCACCCGCACCCGCCTCGCCCCCCTCATCGGCGTCCCCGTCACCCAGGCGCACACGCCCGAGGCCCTGCTCCCCGCCCTGTCCGCCCACCTCACGCAGGACGGACAGGCCCTGCATTCCCTCCTCTTCGGGCCGCCGCCCGGCGACGACACGGCCCTCATCGCACTGACCGACCAACTCGACGCCCTCGAAAGAGAGGTACGCCGTCCATGA